The stretch of DNA TAAAAGAAGGATTAAGACGTATACCCCAAATATCAACCGAATGCTACTTATAAAGTCAGAGTAGTACATCCACTAAAAGAAGGATTAAGACAGGTTAACCTTATAGTTTAGGCAGGAACATTATATGGTCAGAGTAGTACATCCACTAAAAGAAGGATTAAGACAAAGATAAATATGTACTATAGTTAATAAGCATAGAAGTCAGAGTAGTACATCCACTAAAAGAAGGATTAAGACCGTTTCAATTCTGACTTTCTGCTTTCTGTGTGTTTCGTCAGAGTAGTACATCCACTAAAAGAAGGATTAAGACTATAATTCTTCGATGGTGATGGTTCCGGCTTTTAGCGTCAGAGTAGTTCATCCATTAAAAGAAGGATTAAGACCGCATGTGCTGTCTATCTTGCTTTTTGAGCAACCCAGTCAGAGTAGTACATCCACTAAAAGAAGGATTAAGACGTGTTGCCGGTTGTCTGATCGGTTTTACACTTACAAATCAGAGTAGTACATCCAATAAAAGAAGGATTAAGACGAGGGTGGGGTTTAAAGTTTAATGAGTAAGGTTTAGGCAAGGTGGTGCATATGCTAGAGGAAGGTTCCATGGAAAGCGGAAGTGGGAAAGCGGAAGTGGGAAGGCGGAAGTGGGAAGGCGGAAATAGAGGAGTCCGAAGTGCACTGTGCCGGCGGATTTATCCGCCGATTAAGTCTGTCAGCGTAGTACATCACTAAAAGAAGGGTTAAGACGGGGGTGGGGTTTAAAGTTTAATGAGTAAGATTTAGGCAGGGTGGTGCATATGCTAGCGGAAGGTTCCATGGAAAGCGGAAGTGGGAAGGCGGAAGTGGGAAATAGAGGCGTCCGAAGGGCACTGTGCCGGCGGATTTATCCGCCGATTAAACTATACCAGCCAGATTTATCCCCCCATTAAGTACATTAACCTGGTACCTCCACCACAATAAAGATTAAGTGTGAACTTCGCTCTTACCTGGGAATATAAAAAAATGCCTCTCCAAAGATTTCGCCTTGGAGAGGACATTTGACACGGCAAAATATTGTTAAAACTGCCGTAGTTGAACGATAAAGCTGTTAAAAAAATATTTCTCTTTGAGCATTTTTGCGGTCATGAGAAAGTGAAAGGCTAAGCGATCATGGGACGCTGTGCCTTTTGCTTTCGCGCAAAAATTGTCAGAGAATCAGCATGCTATTCGCTGGTTACTGGTCGCTAGTAGCCATCCAAGCTATGGGTATGGCGACCAGCATCCAGTAACCTGCGGGCAGCTATTTCAAAGGGATCACTTTTAGGGATGAAGGATTATACCCTTTTGCGTGTAGATTCAAAATGTGCGCTTGCTCCTGGTTTCTGTAAAAGTTCGAAAAGCATTTCTTTGGCACGAAATAATTGCGCTTTAACGGTACCTAGTGGCATATCCAGTTCAGCTGCAATCTCATCGTAGCTCAATTCTTCGAAATAACGCAATTCGATCATCAAGCGGTATTTGCTATTCAGCCGGTTAACGACAGAACGCATCAGCCGAAGCCGTTGATTGCGAATGACGATTTCTTCTGGATTTAATACACTTGAACGAAGGCTAAGTGTATAATCCTGATCGCTTTCTGGTTCTACAGGATCATCAATTGATAATAAGTGTAAGCGTTTTTTACGAACGTAGTCGATGCAATTGTTAATGGCAATGCGGAATAACCAGGTACTGAAAGCAAAATTAGGCACATAGCTGGGCAATTTGGTAAAGGCCTTTCCGAATGCTTCCAGGGTCAGGTCATTGGCATCTTCCCTGTCATTCACCATTTTGTACATCAGATGGTAAATTGCGCCTTTGTAGCGCTCCATCAATAGCGTGTAGGATCGCTGACAGCCATCCACTGCTTTTTGTACTAATTCGTAATCTTCTGAGGCTTTTTTGGACAAA from Saprospiraceae bacterium encodes:
- a CDS encoding sigma-70 family RNA polymerase sigma factor; amino-acid sequence: MEVAVQQPKLALSKKASEDYELVQKAVDGCQRSYTLLMERYKGAIYHLMYKMVNDREDANDLTLEAFGKAFTKLPSYVPNFAFSTWLFRIAINNCIDYVRKKRLHLLSIDDPVEPESDQDYTLSLRSSVLNPEEIVIRNQRLRLMRSVVNRLNSKYRLMIELRYFEELSYDEIAAELDMPLGTVKAQLFRAKEMLFELLQKPGASAHFESTRKRV